ACGACGATCTCGTCGTGCTGGGTCGCGCCCTCGATGACGCAGCCGATCGTGACGACGGCGTCGACCTTCCCCTCGGAGAGGAGTTTCTTGATCGCCAGGGGCATGTCATAGGCGCCGGGCACATAGAAGCACTCGGTGACCTCTGCGCCGAGGAACTTCGCGTGCTCCCGCCCCTCGATCTCCATCATATAGGTGATGTCGCGGTTGAACTCCGCAACCACAAAGCCAAGCTTGATTGCCATTGTCTTCTCCTCGATCGATCCTGTCTGTGTTCTCTTTTTATTCTGCCGGTTCACTGCCTCGCAGGGCCGACGTCCTCGAAGCCCTGCCTCTGGCCTGTGCCGGCCTGCCTGGTGAGGACCTGCGGCCTGAGGACGAGGTTCACGGCATTGACGGCGTGCTCCCTTGTCCGCTGTTCGGCAAGCCAGGCAAGTTCACTCTCTGTTCCGGCCTCGTCCTCGTGGACGAAGACCTCGATGATGTGGTGGTTTGTCATGAGCTGGGCGAGCATGAGGCCCTGGGAGGCCTCATGGGCGCACATCCTGTCCTTTTCCTTGCCGCCAGGCATGCCGAGGGCGATGACGATGTCGCATCCCCGCTCCTCGATGAGTTTCTTGCAGGCGACCGGGAGGTCCTTGAACCCCGGGACGGTGTAGCGCTCGATACCGACGCTCGCGTGTTTGCGGAGCTCGTCGATGGCGATCGCGCCCATGTCGACGCGTGCGAAGGTGGTGTCAGCGACGCCGACCTTCATGCGTCGAGCACCTCTGCCGCGGCCTCGACACCGTCGCCCACGCCGGCAACTCCTGCCTTGCGAAGTGCGTACTGGACGGTGGCGAGGGTGGCGAGGATCTCGGGGGCGCTGACCGCACCCATCGAGCCGATCCTGAAGATCTTGCCCTTGAGGTGGTCCTGGCCGCCGGCGATCTCGATGCCCATCTTCTTGACGGTGCCGCGGAGGGCGCTGTCTGTGACGCCCTCGGGCATCTTCGCCGCCGTGACTGTGTTCGAGT
Above is a genomic segment from Methanofollis sp. UBA420 containing:
- the ribH gene encoding 6,7-dimethyl-8-ribityllumazine synthase yields the protein MAIKLGFVVAEFNRDITYMMEIEGREHAKFLGAEVTECFYVPGAYDMPLAIKKLLSEGKVDAVVTIGCVIEGATQHDEIVV
- the ribC gene encoding riboflavin synthase → MKVGVADTTFARVDMGAIAIDELRKHASVGIERYTVPGFKDLPVACKKLIEERGCDIVIALGMPGGKEKDRMCAHEASQGLMLAQLMTNHHIIEVFVHEDEAGTESELAWLAEQRTREHAVNAVNLVLRPQVLTRQAGTGQRQGFEDVGPARQ